Genomic window (Culex pipiens pallens isolate TS chromosome 3, TS_CPP_V2, whole genome shotgun sequence):
TCGCAATCAACATGATCTACCTTCACACCCTTGAAGTAATCGTCCCCAACTGAATTTTGTCCAAAAACCTTCCGAATCGCTGCAACCGCTCCTTCCGGATCATTCTTCACCTTAAACAGGTATTCGGGACTTTCCGGCAGCCAACAGTACGGAACGAAGCAGAACACGAGCAGCAACGCGTAGCAACTCAACGCGTATTGCCAGCTATCCTCGTCCCCTAGCACTTGATCTAGTCCGACGACCTGCCCCAGCACTACACCCGCCGTTATCCCGATCGGAACCAGAACTCCGACCGCTCCACGCAGCTTCAACGGTGACAGTTCGGTCAAATACAGTGGCAGCACGGTGATTGCCAGTCCAAGACCGGATCCGGCTATTGCGCGCCCCAAGAAGAGCAACTCGATCGATGAGGTCGTGCGGCAAAGCAGGAAGCAAGGTGTGGCTAGGGCCAGTACGATCCCGCAAATGAGGAAGGACTTCTTCCTGAAATGAGGAGGTTGTGAAGCTGGTCAACGAATGCAGTCATACCAACCTTCCAAACTTGCAGGTTAGAATCCCTCCAAAGATGCTGATGAACACTCCGAATAAAATCGCCACCGTTACGACGGAAGCCCACAGCAGATTCAACTCTTCGTCCGAAAGCCAGGTCCCAAATCGGGTCAAGATCACGGCTCGACACCATGCTTGGATGTACTCAGCCGGTGCATTGATGATGCTTACCTGAAATCCAGCTGGAACAGCTACTCCCACGGTGATTACGAACCCCGCAAACACCAAGCCAGGTGTCCAATTTGAGTCCTGTTGGGATAGGAATTACCTGTATTGTGACCGTGAGTAAGAATGATTTGAACCCTACCGGCAGCTGAAACTCCATGGTGCTACTGTTGCCGGCGCAACCTCGTGTTCCAAAGTGGACTTCCATGTCTGAGATTCTCAAGTGGGCAGTCAACAATCGTTACTGAGTCAATAAAGGGTACTTTGACAACAAAATCGTTTTATTACGTTCGAGCA
Coding sequences:
- the LOC120415781 gene encoding solute carrier family 2, facilitated glucose transporter member 3-like encodes the protein MEVHFGTRGCAGNSSTMEFQLPDSNWTPGLVFAGFVITVGVAVPAGFQVSIINAPAEYIQAWCRAVILTRFGTWLSDEELNLLWASVVTVAILFGVFISIFGGILTCKFGRKKSFLICGIVLALATPCFLLCRTTSSIELLFLGRAIAGSGLGLAITVLPLYLTELSPLKLRGAVGVLVPIGITAGVVLGQVVGLDQVLGDEDSWQYALSCYALLLVFCFVPYCWLPESPEYLFKVKNDPEGAVAAIRKVFGQNSVGDDYFKGVKVDHVDCETTKSMSLLAVLKDPSLRLPLVLLCCMSAGNGFSGINAIFFYSVSTLERIGLPANEAKLVSVGLGCVNLVCSACGPYLMARFNRRPLMLISCTACCITLLLVTLMIIFVESVTWFAEASIAAMLLFIIAFQIGVGQIPFFIGSELFNLDARSSAQALGSLGAGMSNLIISMVFPIMQHAWGAFAFLPFSIYCVMLAALVKRYLPETRGRSVGDVALLMAKGFRAKI